A section of the Microbacterium sp. MM2322 genome encodes:
- a CDS encoding MetQ/NlpA family ABC transporter substrate-binding protein — protein MSDTNQPPQSDLRAAVAGDKKRTRIGLAIAIAVVAVAAIVGGVALALPALRPADAAAAGGDAPAKPISVKIAVSEDSPFQDAVKEVAAEKGLNIEWVNVQDWVLPNTELAAGTVDANAFQHILYLSAFNTENGADLTPVFSTIITQWGIFSATAKSLDDIADGAKIAIPDDPSNGGRALNILEAAGLITLSADKGDFPAVEDITANPKKLQFTEIPAKSIAQQFTDPSLAAVVVGTSYFDPSQNIGSDDALFLDKALSEQNLPYVNVIATREDNKDNPAWKILKEVYADKRVAAANEKENQGSVVLVDVPVEQLRTKLADLEKQAAKN, from the coding sequence ATGTCCGACACGAACCAGCCCCCGCAGAGCGACCTCCGCGCCGCCGTCGCGGGAGACAAGAAGCGCACCCGCATCGGTCTTGCGATCGCAATCGCCGTCGTCGCGGTCGCCGCGATCGTCGGCGGAGTCGCCCTCGCACTCCCGGCGCTCCGGCCCGCCGACGCCGCCGCGGCCGGCGGTGATGCCCCGGCCAAGCCGATCAGCGTCAAGATCGCGGTCTCCGAGGACAGCCCGTTCCAGGATGCGGTCAAGGAGGTCGCCGCCGAGAAGGGCCTGAACATCGAGTGGGTCAACGTCCAGGACTGGGTCCTGCCGAACACGGAGCTCGCCGCCGGCACGGTCGACGCCAACGCCTTCCAGCACATCCTGTACCTGAGCGCCTTCAACACCGAGAACGGCGCAGATCTCACTCCCGTCTTCTCGACGATCATCACGCAGTGGGGGATCTTCTCCGCGACCGCGAAGTCCCTCGACGACATCGCAGACGGCGCGAAGATCGCCATCCCCGACGACCCCTCCAACGGAGGCCGAGCCCTGAACATCCTCGAGGCCGCCGGCCTCATCACCCTCTCGGCCGACAAGGGCGACTTCCCCGCCGTCGAGGACATCACGGCGAACCCGAAGAAGCTCCAGTTCACCGAGATCCCCGCGAAGTCCATCGCGCAGCAGTTCACCGACCCGAGCCTGGCCGCGGTCGTCGTGGGCACGTCGTACTTCGACCCGAGCCAGAACATCGGCTCCGACGATGCGCTCTTCCTCGACAAGGCGCTCTCCGAGCAGAACCTGCCCTACGTGAACGTCATCGCCACCCGTGAGGACAACAAGGACAACCCCGCGTGGAAGATCCTCAAGGAGGTCTACGCCGACAAGCGCGTCGCGGCGGCCAACGAGAAGGAGAACCAGGGCTCCGTGGTGCTCGTCGACGTCCCGGTCGAGCAGCTCCGGACGAAGCTCGCCGACCTCGAGAAGCAGGCCGCGAAGAACTGA